GTAACAGAAGCAATTGCCCCAAAACGGTCATTATGCATGATCAGGATTGCAGGATGGTTACCGGACAACCGCAGTTCAAACCCGTTTAACTCGGTAATCTCAACCTTCCCCCGCCAATTGAAATACCAACAAGCTCCATCTCTTCTTTATCATTTCCTATTTTTAATCGTGCTGTATTCGGGTGTGCGGAAGCAACATTCTCCTCTACAAATTCAACAGACAAATTACGTTCTTCTGCAATCGATAGTGCGTTACTCATACGCGAATCATCAGTTTCAAAACCTAGTAATCCACCAACTAATGCAAAATCTGTTCCATGACCCTTATACGTTTTAGCAAATGATTCATAAAGATGAATTTTGGCCCACGTTGGTTCTTCGCCAAATAAATTACGGGCAGCTTTACCAATCCTCGCTGCACCAGCTGTATGTGAACTTGATGGCCCAATCATAACTGGACCGATAATATCAAAAACTGAATTATATTTCATTATTGCCACCCCTAAACATTAATTAAGAACATACGAATCTATTGTAATTATAACAAAAACCTCTATAATAATCATCTGCATTAGGGCGAAGCTCAACAATAACTGATTTTATTTTTCGCTTTGATGGCCAAAACAAAAGAAAAATAAGGATCGCATCATGGCGATCCTTATTTTTACCTAATTAATAGTACGATTTATAGTTATGGAAAGCTTAGGAGCTTCTTCGACTTATTGTTTTTCTTTCTCATTCTTCACACCTTTGTCCAAAGGAATTTGATTTACCTCTCCCGTATCGGGTTGGAGTTTCCCGCTAGGGTTTCTATCGAAAGTATCCCCCTTTTGTTGATTAGCTGCATCCTCTGGCTGTTTGATTTCAACTTCTGGTTTCTTGGCCTGCCCTGGCTCATTTTCTGCTAAGTTGGTCGTATCCCCTTTTATTTTTTCTTTTTCTAGTTTCTTTTTGGTGGATAAGCCATGTCCTTCCTTCTTATCACCAATTGTGTCTTTTGCCGTTTCCTTTTCCCCCTGATCAACTGGTTTTTTTATTTTTTCTTGCTCCACTGATAATACGATAGCTTCATCGACATAAGACTGTAGGGCAGTTAGATGATACATGACTTGTTTAGTCGTACAGTCAGTAAGTTGATTATCTGGATTTTTTGGGTTACTTGTAAAACTTTCATTTGGATTTAATGTTTTACTGATTTCATCTGTTCCGCCATTTTTGCTAATTCGTTCTATGCTAAGGGGAATATCAATCGTTGAAATATTCTTTATCGTAATTGAACTTTTCAATTGACAGTTTTCCCCATATTGGATTTCCCCATTAATCTGTAATAGATCAGATGTTGTTGCATTCGTAATTTCACCTGAAGCTGAGCTTTGGGAAGTGAACCACGCAAATGTATCATACCTCATTATGGAAAAAATCAACAAATAAAGGATGATCAAAAAAGCATATAAAAATCGCAGCTTTTTTAGTTCCATAATGGTGGGTCTCCATTTACAGGAAAAAAGGCAGTCAAAGAAAGACCTGCCCTTCTCCGCGAAAAATGAATTCTACTCATTCTCGTATTTTGAACCTTCATCTGTTTGTTTTGCTTTAACATTGAATATACCATTATACTGTGCCCCTTGGTATTCATTCCCTGCGCCTTCCCCAAGTTTAATTCCAAACATAATGTCAATGTATTGCCCTTGACTCAATTTCCAAAATTGATCACCCTGTGCCCCATCACCTATTGTAAATCCTCCTGATTTATTACCTGCCTTCATCATTGCGTTTGCCTGTTTCCCTGTCAATACACCACTCACGATTTCTACACCATTAAGGATCCCCGGTTTGGAAAAACTTCTCTCATTGGTTGTTCCTTCAAATAAGTTAGCCAGTTTTATCTCAGATTGTTCATAAACATCCTGATCGGGTTTCGTTGTGTACTTCATAGCCATGTATCCAACTTCATATTCTGCCAATGATGCCTTATCAACAGATTGGGAATAGGTTGCCTTTAAATGCGAACTCAAGTCTCCAGTATTTTTGATGGTAATCCAGTTACCATATTGTAATTGTGATGGTGTGAATTTTTCACCGGAGAAAATTGGAGTTTCTACATCATTGTTGTTATTGATTTCCAATTCCCCATTAACCATTTCCCCTTGTGCTTCAGTTTCGGATGTGAACCAAGAGTACGTACCTAAACTGGCCGTTGCTATTAAAGTCCCCGCTAATGCTGTACCTAATAAAAATTTCTTTGCTTTTTTCATCAATTACATTCCTCCTTGAATTTATTCATTTTGTAGTTGTTCCCGTGTTTTATCCCTTTTTTTACCCTTCTTCGCCCGCTCAAATAGTTCCAGGAAAATATATCCGGCTAAAGGTAGAAGAATGAGTAGAATAAAACCAATAGGACCACTAACAAACTCCACTAAATAACCTGCTCCCGGAATTAAAATAGTTTGTTTACCCACTATATGATCACCAGTTACCATCTCACCATCTTTTACGTTATTATTATCTCCTTTGGTTACGAAGACAGGATGACTATTTCGGTTTTTTATTTCTATCACTCTATGTGTAATATATTTACCAGTCTTATCTGTAAAAGTAATAACATCACCTTTGCTGACGTTGGCTGGGCTTGTCTCTTTTATAATGACCATATCGCCTGTATTAAAATACGGGTCCATGCTATTTGATAAGACCGTAAATGGTTGATAACCGAATAATGATGGTGGGCGCTCTGGATTCTTAATAGATTGGTAGGTAATAAGCAATAAAGAAACTAGTATGACTATAAACATGAGGCGCACTATTAGCGTCAAAAGTTTCGATATCATTTTGATCATTTTACTTTGTGCTATAGTGATTCCCCTCCTGTAACTAAACATGTGACAGTGTTTGTCAGTTTTGGTAAAGAGGTACTAGCCAACCATCTGATGTGCGCTAATACCCCTTTCATTATCCTTAGTGGATTAATTCCTTGGTTCTAGGCCTAGGGATTTCAAGAAATCATCTAGTCCTTTTCTACCTAGCTTTTCTTTCGGTTTTACATTGTCCCGAGCATTTGGACCAATTCTTAAGAAGTTCTTCTCAATAAAACGAATATCCATTTCATCAACAATTCCGTCTTGGTTAATGTCCGCTTTTTTGTTTTTCTTATCATAATGGGCAACGACACGCATCACATCAAGAATGTCAATGACATTGTCACCATTGATGTCACCAGCATAATTAACCTCAAGATTCTCGGTCAGATTTTGACCAACAAGTTCGCCATTTAAATTTTCAGCAACTTTTAATGTTAAAACACTATCTAGATGACCAGGGAATTCAGCAATAATCTTATATGGTTCTTCAGACACCGGTAATCCGCTGAACGTATAATACGCACGATCGTCAATGGAACCTTCATATTTTTTACCATTCGGACCAATAGCATATATGTTTGCACCCATGCCTGCGTAGTCCAAGCGCGGTAACCAGCCTTGATCATTTAGCAAAGCTTCTGGATACATATATCCTTGCACTGTTGAATGTTTTGATATAAAGGCGAAAGTATCATAGGCAAGAACTGGAATCGTAGTATGTTCTGTCTCTCCAATTTTTTGATAGGTCAAGTTTTTAACATCCAGTTTGTCATTTTGCATATAATAGTTATCGTCGACTACTTTAAACGTGACATCCAAGAAATTAACATCACCGTCAATGCCTTTGAAACCATTGCCTGAAAGTGTTGCTCCTATTTTGACCGTTCTTTGAAAGTTATCTTCGAAGATTGGCTCTTCAATATTCACATTTAAATCTTTTTTCTCGATCATTTGCTGCATTTCATCGTTTACCTTGACATCAGTGAACTTATAGACCGAGTCATCATAATCAATATCGAACTTGCCTGACATAAAGTCCTTGACATTGTTCAGCGTCAAAGTCATCGTGATGGTTTCACCTAGTCTCACCTCATCTTTCGTGTAGATAGGCTCTCCATATGACTCACCTTTTTTGATGAATAAAAAGGTTTCCTGTTTACCTGCATTTGTTGCTAGATCAACAGGCATAAGTCCTAAATTGACCGGACCATTCTTCAGTTCTTCCGGTAGTAATCCGAATTTCATTTCTCCTTCACTATTAACAGGAAGTACACCTGGAAATGGTGAATTTTGATAATAGGCAACGAGATTTCCTGATTGATCATAATTCAAACCTTTTGAATTTAATACATCAATTGCTGAGTCATATACATTTGTGTGCACCCAAAGGGCATGATAACCGTCTTCATCGGTGTACATGGACGGATCCACTTCATGAATACCTGGTTTCAAATCATTAAATGTTATTTCGGCTGGAGTATTATCAACAAGAACAACGTTATCTTTCGTATACGTTTTCCCCTGATCATCGTGAGCAATCATTTCAAACGTGTAATCACCTTCAGGTAACTTTACATATTCGTCTGAAATGGGGTCAGAAGGATCATCTGTAAATGGGTATACGATCCCTTGAAACCCTTGGTATATCATTAGTTCTCTACCCGGCACAATTCCACTTGCATCCATTGTTCCAACCAACCCAATAGCTTCACCAGTTTCGCCATCTTTTACGATAACATCAATCGTTTCCATTGGACTTTTCAACTTAAAAAACACTGGTATGAATGGTCTTAAAAATGAATGGTAGCTCCATTCATTAGGAACTGCCGGTCTTGCTAATTCTACATAATCAATTCCTTTATCCGTTACGCGGATAGCAAATGGAATCTGGTAGTTTTCATTCCCATCATTTTTATTCGTGATATGAATATACCCTTCATATATACCAAACTCAGCTTTTGCTGGAACATAAATCGTCGGCTCAATTTCTTTCGATTGTTCTGACGAAACTGTTACAGAATTTGGTACATCCAATTCAACACCATTCTCGCCGGCATTTTGGCTATTCTCATTATTTTGCAAGAATTCAACTGCAATATTAAATGTTTTATCCTCTGGATGATTGTTTTCAATTACGACTTTCCTGCTGTCTTCAATCGCTTCATTTTTCTTAGAAAAAAAGTGATTTCCAAATCCGATAGAACCGGTTTCCTCTTTGATTTCAACGACTTGGTCACGTTCTATATTCTTCGTTTTATCGATAACTTTAATTGATACATCTGAATGGACTGCGTTATATGCGTTAATGCGCCCGGCTCCTACTTCATAGACCGAATAGTTCTCCTGTAAATCCTCTGTCGTATTCATTAATGCGGATTTCACATCAAAAGGAGTATAGTCCGGATGCTGTTGTAAAATTAAAGCTGCCGTACCTGCAACATGTGGCGATGCCATCGATGTACCTGAGATACGTGCATACGCGGTATCATAATTGATACCCGCTTGTGGATCATTGATATACTCCGGATAAGT
This Virgibacillus phasianinus DNA region includes the following protein-coding sequences:
- a CDS encoding signal peptidase I; this translates as MFIVILVSLLLITYQSIKNPERPPSLFGYQPFTVLSNSMDPYFNTGDMVIIKETSPANVSKGDVITFTDKTGKYITHRVIEIKNRNSHPVFVTKGDNNNVKDGEMVTGDHIVGKQTILIPGAGYLVEFVSGPIGFILLILLPLAGYIFLELFERAKKGKKRDKTREQLQNE
- a CDS encoding S8 family serine peptidase — its product is MNKTSWTKIMSIVLSLVLLFSAMLPMKSSAAKQPSGIKNAEEVLSNLTDAERQSLKKLEAEPGFTIHPDINLTSPDPVQVIIEFKQDPAKVELAKKAMERKKVSLAGAKEKVEKAHQTFKEELKNLNFKKNSKTEKAKVSKEDVQITREYRHAFNGVAITLPGIAVKDLLQIDVVERIWKDNEVRIDLPKVKKIEPKMADSIPQIGVDKLHEEGIKGEGISVGVIDTGIDYNHPDLQEAYAGYRKQEDEDPSAVDPENVKGWDFVNNDANPMETTYQEWKATDQPETHPVTGSSYYTSHGTHVSGTIAGRQDNPVDYAVKGVAPQVDLYSYKVLGPYGMGTTNAILAGIDKAVKDEMDVINLSLGTAVNDPLSPTSVAVNNAMLSGVVTVVAAGNAGPGEKTLGSPGSAALPISVGASDVSVTIPTFTANSEDLSFTDVKLLGKNFSDKLTDFQNQSYPIVYAGLGKSTDFEGKDLKGKIAFIQRGEITFNEKIQNAKKAGAKAVIVYNNEEGQIPFFLGNSTTFIPSFRMSKENGERLKSSLTEETTFTFGTLSNTKTEGDHLADFSSRGPAAQNYDIKPDVVAPGVAIFSTYPEYINDPQAGINYDTAYARISGTSMASPHVAGTAALILQQHPDYTPFDVKSALMNTTEDLQENYSVYEVGAGRINAYNAVHSDVSIKVIDKTKNIERDQVVEIKEETGSIGFGNHFFSKKNEAIEDSRKVVIENNHPEDKTFNIAVEFLQNNENSQNAGENGVELDVPNSVTVSSEQSKEIEPTIYVPAKAEFGIYEGYIHITNKNDGNENYQIPFAIRVTDKGIDYVELARPAVPNEWSYHSFLRPFIPVFFKLKSPMETIDVIVKDGETGEAIGLVGTMDASGIVPGRELMIYQGFQGIVYPFTDDPSDPISDEYVKLPEGDYTFEMIAHDDQGKTYTKDNVVLVDNTPAEITFNDLKPGIHEVDPSMYTDEDGYHALWVHTNVYDSAIDVLNSKGLNYDQSGNLVAYYQNSPFPGVLPVNSEGEMKFGLLPEELKNGPVNLGLMPVDLATNAGKQETFLFIKKGESYGEPIYTKDEVRLGETITMTLTLNNVKDFMSGKFDIDYDDSVYKFTDVKVNDEMQQMIEKKDLNVNIEEPIFEDNFQRTVKIGATLSGNGFKGIDGDVNFLDVTFKVVDDNYYMQNDKLDVKNLTYQKIGETEHTTIPVLAYDTFAFISKHSTVQGYMYPEALLNDQGWLPRLDYAGMGANIYAIGPNGKKYEGSIDDRAYYTFSGLPVSEEPYKIIAEFPGHLDSVLTLKVAENLNGELVGQNLTENLEVNYAGDINGDNVIDILDVMRVVAHYDKKNKKADINQDGIVDEMDIRFIEKNFLRIGPNARDNVKPKEKLGRKGLDDFLKSLGLEPRN